The Bubalus bubalis isolate 160015118507 breed Murrah chromosome 2, NDDB_SH_1, whole genome shotgun sequence genome includes the window AGCTCTaaataaaaactgtaagaaaagaaCGTCATTTATAAAACtgttgctgccgctgctaagtcgcatcagtcgtgtccgactctgtgtgaccccatagacggcagcccaccaggctcccccgtccctgggattccccaggcaagaacactggagtgggttgccatttccttctccaatgaatgaaagtgaaaagtgaaagtgaagtctcccagttgtgtctgactcttagcaaccccatggactgcagcccaccaggctcctccacccatgggattttccaggcatttaTAAAACTACCTGGGCACAAAATATAGCCATTTTgtaaaaaggcaaacaaaaagatacatactAAACATACCTCACAAGGTTGTTTATCAAGGAAAGGAGGGGAAATGGAAACAAGGTTTGCAGATAAAAAGAGATggatcaataaataaaatgcaaaagggACCTCACGCGAACTAAGGGGTAGTTAACTCAGTCCTCTGAGCTTGAAGTTCAACTGGAAGTGACTCAGGGAGAGTCTCTTCTCCTCATGTTACAGAGGAGAAAGCCATAGGCTTAAGTAACTGGGTTTGAACCCAGCAGCTGCTCTGCTCTTGGTCTCTTCAGGTCTCAAGGTATCAAGTGCTGCACCCATCTGAGAGGAGCTGATTTCTCCTGAGGACTGGGGGATGGGACGGGACCCCCGATAGAGCCCAGGTACTGGGAGGGCCCCCCTGAGGCCACCTCCACCCTCCCATCACCTCACCATGAGGACTCGACCCAGGAGGCGGCGATGCAGGGTGGCAGCTGCTCGGAGGGTGCCTGCCGCGAAGAGCACGGCCCGGAGAAGGGTGCAGAGGGAGTTGACACCAGCAATGGTCGCGTACACGGTGAGGTAGAAACGGAGGTCTGAGGAGCCGTTGGGGGCAGCTTTGGGCAGTGGGAACACTGAGGtgctgggtggtggggagggggctgtgggtAACCAAAAGTGGGGCCACTCAGGGTTCCCTTCCCCGCCCCCACGCCACCTCTCCCCACCTTCCAGAAGACACAGGCCCTGTAACGCCAGCCCCCAGCTCACTCCCTGCCCGGGAACTAATGAGAGCCCCAGATCTGTGCCCCGGCCACTCACTAGAGGCTCCCGGGGGAGAAGAGGAGCAGCTGAGCGGACAGCGGCCCCACggagcccagcctggtggggGCCAGCGCCTCCTGGGAGCTATTCTTGGCTGCCTTCAGCTCAGAGATCCAGTGGGAGAGCCACCAGTCGGCTGCGTTCCTGGTGGctgggggatgggagagagaaaGCTGCCGGACAGACTCACCTTCCTCGCTCCATTCAGACACCCTCTTCTGCCCTCGACTCTGGTTTCTACCCTCCTTGGCCCCCAGCCCTCCCGACCTTGCCACCACCCTGTGTCCTCCCTAGTGCACACGTCTTTCCTGGGCCCGTCACCCTTCGGCTCTGGGGAGAGTGTGATCTTGAATCTGCAGAATGGGAAGTCAGCCTTGCGGGCAGGTCAGAAGATGGCTACGGagcccaccctccctgcccctcgCCAGTCACCGGGCCTCTCAGAATTAGGGATGTGCCTCTGGTCCCAGCTGCTGCCCACGCCTGGTGAGCCTCTGGGCTTTGTCACGATTAGCACAAGGTGAGGGGAGTGACAGGGACCTAGGCAACAGGGCTGGTAGGGGAATGAAGGCCTGCAGAGATTACTCCTACCTTGCATgaggagcagagagaagaggATGGCAAGAGCCATGCCCCAGCCCACAGCCCTCCAGTACGCGCGGTACACGTGGAAGGCCACGGCGCCCTCCTTCTTGCTTTCCTCCTGCTGCAGCTGGCCAGACGCGCTCtcctccacctccagcccctcctTTGTCTTCTTTGGGTTCTCCATGGACAAGGCTGTGGCTGCGAGGATCGGAGAAGTGGcggggtgtgtgggggtggggaattcAGCTTATAGGATGATAGCCGAAAACCTCAGTGTTTTCAGGGACAGGCAAGCCTCCTAGAAACCTGTCTCTACAAGCGTGGTGGTGAAGAGCAGGCCCTTTCCTCTCACCCCCAGACCATACCTGGGTCAGACTCTTGTCCATCCTTAGCCCAGGCTCTGGGGGCAGCTTGTACCAACGGCAGGATCTCAGAGGGAGGCCCTGGAAGGCAGCAGGAGAGATTAGGAGGGGTCTATGTGTTTCTAAACGTGTCAGCCAGTCTACCTTCCATGCTCTTTGGAACCCCTACCTGACCTCCCCTAGCAGGCCTCTGCCCTGGACCCTCAGACCCTGAGCAGAACCATCAAGTTCGGCCCTCCCTCTGTGTCTGGATCAGCAGAGACAGAAAAGGTCCACCCCTGGGAGGAGAGTTACGGCCACCTGTGAGCACCCAGTCCTCTCACTACCGCTGGGCTTTCTCCTCATACTTCCTGCAACTCCTAACACTGTTGGAGCTTCATTTCCTCCTGCTTCTATCTAGTGAACCTGCAGATGGTCATGTCCCTCTGGATAATAACCCATCAGAGTTTCCGGgtatctgtttttaaataaaatgactgTTCTAAACCTGACTCTCTTCTCTGAGGACATCAGACTGCCCTCAGAGACCCTGGGCCTCTAGGTTTCCCCAAGCCCCCAGTCCCAGATCCGCGGCTCCTTTCCCTCCTGTTCTCTGTCCTTCACACCAGTTCTGTGACAGCAGGAGAGGGCCTCCCGTCAGACAGAAGGATGAGGGGGACCCAGGACACACATGGGGCGGGTGGCCGAGTCTCCCCTTGGTGATCCATCTGTCGCACCCTGGCAGGTGGCTCCCTCACTCAGCCCGGCTCCCGCCCGGCCTGCTGGCCCACGTTACCGGCCCGGACGAGGCGCCCGGCctccagcagcagcaccatgTCAGCCTGCTCCAGGTACTCGGTGCGGTGGGTGCACAGCAGCCGCGTGGTATGGCTCAGCGCTCCCAGGATGCACCTGTGCAGCAGATGGGTGGCCACGTCTGCATCCACGGCAGCCAAAGGGTCGTCGAGGAGGTATAGCTCCTTttcctggggaggggggtggggacaCATTGGGTGCCAGGTCCTCTGGCCAGAACCCAGACCTCTCCAAGCACGTGATCTTGAGGCCGTCAGGCAGGAGGGTTGAGGGGAACTCTGGGGGCTACCCCTATAGCAGTAAAGAAGGAAGTGAGACCAGAGGGTGGACTTGCCTCCAGTAAAGTGAGGCCAAATGCTCAACTGTGCTGGGTTCTAGTGCCTCAGGCCACATAATGCTTTCCAAAGGGTCTTTAATGCTGCCTTGAATCAGCAAAAGGAGGATGGGATGGCCAAAGGACCAATACCTTAGCAgcatggaggagggagggaagaaaccGGATGCTGATGGATATATCTCCACACCACCCCCTGACCCCCCAGCCAAGCTTCTGAGTCCTGAGGCTCCAGACACCTCTGTCTTCAACTCACCTGGTAGACAGCACGAGCCAGGGCAATGCGGGCCCGCTGTCCCCCGCTGAGGGTCACGCCTTTCTCCCCCACCTCCGTCTGGTCCCCAGCAGGCAGGATCTGACAGGACAGGCCTCCCAGTGTTGGTCAGTGAGCTCCCAGTACCTTCTGCCCCATTTCCCATCCCTCCATTGGGAAGAAATGGTGGGGGTGAGAGAGCCAGGGAGTTTGAGGAGACGGAACTTAAATTTGGGGTGTCAGAGCCAGAGGGGGCAAACCTCAACTCCAGCAACAACAAGCATTTGTTGGAcgctttctatttttctattttggccATCCCTTGTGGcatgagagatcttagttccccaaccagggatcgaacctgtgtctcctgcagtggaagcacagagccttaaacactggacagccagggaactccctgttgAACACCTTCTATGTGCTGAGCAGTTTACATGCATCCTCTCACCCAACCCCACAGCAACCTTATGATGTTGATTCTATCTCATTTCACAGGTAAGACCAAAGCTCAGGGTACATACGCTGTCCAAGGTCATTCCATAGCAAGTAAAGGGCAGGACAcgaatgcagattcttaaccacaccCACTACCCTGACTACAGGTAGTCACACTCACTACCCTGCCTTTTTTACAGGCAAGGATGAAGATGGGCAAATTCAAAGTGAAACTTCCCTAGGCTTTTAGAGGAGGAAGGTACCCGAACCTCCCTGTGGCCTGGGGAGTGGTCTCCTTTGCTAAGGGATCCTCATGCCAGAGGAAGCACTTGTGGTCCACCAGACAGTGGTTCCCCTGAGGGAAAAGCTTTGTGATTCACCTCTTTTTCTTAGTGCTCAGAGCAGTTCCCTGCACCCAGGAGACATGCGAGATATGTCTCTGAGGTAGAAGCAAATGAGAAGTGGACAGAGGATGTCCCACGGTCAGTCAAAGGTCTTCCTTTCCAGGGATGTTCCACATCTACCTGGACAGGGTGGTGCTGACCACAGTCCTGCCGGGGAAAAGTCAGGGGACAGAGCTGGACTCTCATGCCCCCTAAATTCAGCATTCTGGATATAGGGATTCTAGTGCCTTGCCAGACTTCTCTAGAATGACCTTGACTCttccaggaggagatgggggaaggCCTCTTGAATCAGAACCATAAGCCAGATCTACAGAGAGCTAAACCTCATGGGAAACCCGCCCCTAGTCTCAGAGACCCTCAGAGTTCCCCCAGCTACTGTGTGGAGCACCTGGTCACCAGCCCCAACCCTTGCCAGGTGCTGTGCAGACACGGGTCACTCTGCGAGGACCATAGACTGGCGGCCAGTCCTGGGTAAATGACACCCGAGCACAAGCAACCCCTTCCCGGAGAACCAAGTCTCTGAACTGCGGTGTCTGGGACATGGGGAAGCGGGTGGCCAGGCACTCACACTGAGGTCCTCATCGAGGGCGCAGGCCTCCAGCACTTCCTGGTACAGCTGGGCGTCAAACGTCTTCCCAAAAAGAATGTTGTCTCGGATGGTGGCAAACTGGATCCAGGGTTCCTGGGTGGCCAGGCCGAAGCCTTTGGACAGCCCCCACACTGCCACCTGCCCTCGGAGCCTGCAGAGACCAAGACCAGCAGTGTGGGGGGCTGGCTCCCTGCTGGTCCCCTCCCGGCCCAGCCCCTGCCTCTCAGAAGCTTCTTCTGATGGCTGTCTTTTGCACGGGGGCCCCCTTCATGTCACATGACTCCCTGGATTGGCAGTCACTGAGGTCGAGGGGTCCTGAGGAGGCTGGAGGCCCCCTGTGGACCGGTAGGGCAGAAATTGCTCTTTGACTGCAGTCAAAGAGCTGTCAAGGTCAAGGTGCTCAGAAAAGAGTGCGGCCAGCACCCTGCACGCGTTCACTCTCACAGTGAAACAAGTAGGCCCTCCCTCACTCCTGTTGCTCTCTGGATCCCTTCCTACACACTCTCTGAGAGCAGCCGATGCCAGGTGTTTCCATTTATTCCTTCACTCACTGTTACAGTACTTCTAACACTGCAGTGatggttatgctgctgctgctgctgctgctaagtcgcttcagtcgtgtctgactgtgcgaccccatagacagcagcccaccaggctcctccgtccctgggattctccaggcaagaacactggagtgggttgccattgccttctccagtgatggTTATGAGAACCCACTCTCTTGACTGCCTTTCCCTTTCCAGACTGAAAACTCTCCCAAGAAAGGGACCAGGTCTTGCTCATCTGGGCATCTCTGGCCCCTAAAACAGTGTCTACCACGTAGCGGGGGCCAGGGAGGTGCTGGTGAAGGGCAGAACTAAGGATGGGGGTGCCGGCACTTGCTTACCTGTGCAGTTCCCCGGTGATGGCGGCCAGCAGCGAGCTCTTCCCGCAGCCCACCTTCCCCACGATGCCCACAAGCATTCCCTGCGAGGAAGCCATATGCATGAGTGTCAGGCCTCCCTCCAGAGGCCCTGGGCTGCCAGTCACCCCATGGAGGCTTCCCTCTAGGCCCCAGTTAAGCCTGAGGGGAAAGATTTCCCCGGCCCACAGACTGAGGTATGCCTCAGTGATTGATGCAATGCTGGCCCCAGGGGAGCAGGGTGTTTTATTCTCCACTCAGAGAAGCATCAGTTTCACTGTGtgaagagcctctggagaggAACAGTGTGCCAGAGAGATGGGAGGAAAATTGCCCTTGAACTTTCCAGGAAAGCACTGAGGCAGGCAACTCAGGATGGGGACAGGGGAAGGAAGGACTGCAGACTATGGGGCCTGCATAGTGGGCTGGCTAAGTCCACCTGCAGCCAGACTTCTAAAGGCTCAGGGCAAAAAGCAGTGTTTACACAGATGCCCATTTCTGTGACCTgcagtttaaaattttctgtgctCCCTTCCTTGCTTGGCTGTAACATACATTCATGGAGCTATCTGTGCGTATGTCTGTATGTTCAGTCATCTCCccctctttgggatcccatggactgtagcctgccaggcttctctgtccgtgggatttcccaggcaagaatactggagtgggttcacaaaggaaaacaattccTTCTCTAGAAAAAGGCGGGATCCTAGCAGCTGTCTGTGATGCCCCACCCTGGCAGCCAGGGTGAGCCTGTCTTTGAGTGGGTACCAGACCAATCTAAGACCTATCCCTGGGAACCTCCCTCCTTCTGTCCAGGGCCTGTAAGTGGAAGGGCTCTCTGCAGGCCTACTTCTGTTTGGGGGAGAGCAGATccacagagagggaaggaggcagatcTAGAAGGAGCGAACAGAAGGACCAGCCCGGCAAGTCGAGGCCTGGCTCCGAGCTGCTGCCGAGATCTGCCCAGGTGCTTGACTGTGGATTTTGCAATTCATCTCCATATCCATCTTACTAATTTTTGTTGGCTTAAGCTAGCTCCAGCGGGTTTCTATGACTTAAGTCCAAAAAAGCCCCAACTGACACGTTAGTAAAATTCCTTTGAAAAATTCCAGCCTTGTCTTGCCTGAACTAAGACGAAAAACAAAACATGTAGCCCAAGCCAGAAATGTGAGCCAAATGTGGTTGAGGCGGTTCAGGAACCGCTGGAGAACACTGGGTTGAGCTGTGgggcaaagggttggacacaggTCAGGGGAGAGTGAAAACTTAGGACTTGGTGAGCAGGAGTTGCCGTCTTGCCAGGAACGTTCTTACAAGTGCTCCTTTGACGACGTATGCCCCGGTGTGAGTCACAGGGTGTGATGCCTTTTCACCAGGCTAAACAGAGGATTATCTAAACCATTTGCAACATCCTTCTGAGAAGGGGCTGCTGGGGCTCCCCACCCTGGGGAAGATGCTGGACAAGTTATGGGGTCTGTTCTGAACTCGACAGCCCCTGCAGGACAGAGAGAGATAAATGCAATTGCTGGTGTGGACTAGGTGGACATGAGCGGTCTGGCGACCAGGGATGGATGTGACTGCTCTGAAGCAGCTAGGTGTTAGAAAAGTGCCATCTTGAGATAAAATCTCATCACCTCTCCAATTCAAACCTGCCCACCAAAACCTCTCTGGTCTTCCCCTGGTAATAAGAGCCACAGGGGCCGGCTGCTATGACTGGCTCTGTCCTTGTCTATCGGTCACTGAGCTTCCATGTCTTTCTTTAGTCTGGAGACTCTCATAGGGCATTGAACCAACGAACCTTTTTCACTTCGAGGTGACTGATAAAGGTCTCCTGGCTGGTTCCAACTGGGTCCCAGGAGAACAGAGCTTCATGTAGCTCCAGGGCTGTAGATGGCTCTGTTGGGGGATCTGTACAAGGAAGAAGCCACTTACCTTGGGCTTCTAGTCCACAACCTACCTGCCCAGGGATAGTTTGGCCTCAGTCTTGGTCTGAGGATTCGCCCCAGGGAAATGACCTCCTGCCCCACCTAGACTGTGCTCCTCTGGCTTCTCTTGGCAGCATCTGTGTACCGCAACCGAGGGGCTACAGATCTCTGCTCCCCTGTGCCAGGTTCTGCCCGCTAGCTTCCCATTACCTGGGCTGTAGTAGGCCTGGGGGTCATGGTTGGGAAGGTCGAGGAAACGCTGGATCCGGTCCAGGGACACTTTGGCCTCAAGGAGGCCATTGATCACCCAAGGGAAGTtgttgaggggaagaatgagCATGCGCACCAATGCCAGGGCGGTGAACACCTAAGTGGGGTcagaggtgggggggaggggttGAAGCATCACCTAAAGCTTAGGAATTATCTGAAGGCCTGCTCTATGGGTGGCCCTGAAAACAGGTCTGTGGAGGGGAGAACAGGCAGCAACAGAACTGAGGGCTTAGCTGGCTGATATTTGGGTTACAGATGGTAGAGGTGGCCACTCCAAGAATATCAGAAATCCCAGATATCCTCCAGGGACCCAGGTCACTCCCTGATAAACACACATGCCCAACTCAAGCTGAGACCTTCTCAGAATTTCTAAGGGGCAACATCTCCTGGCTAGACCCAGCATTCGATCCATCCTGCACAGGATCATGAATTTTCCCCCCAGGGCCATCAGAATGAGGCTAAGGGGACCTAACCGGAAGTTGGAGAGGAAGAGGTGGGGAAAAGAAGTAATTCCTTCGCAGAGGGAAGGGTCATATATCCGAGGCCCCAGATGAAAGGTCCCTTCAGAGAACTTTCCTtcagtaggggaaggagaaggcagacggggaccctcctctcctccttcccagcaGCACGAGGGCCCTGGCCCACCCCCTACTGCATTGcagtctctctgctgctgcttccgTCTCACATCTCCCTGCAGCCATCCCCCCATTCCTGGTCCTCTGCTTTCGTCTCACATCTCCCTGCAGCCATCCCCCCATTCCTGGTCCTCTGCTCCTGTCTCACATCTCCCTGCAGCCACCCCCCCATTCCTGGTCCTCACCTTGGTGGCGGTGAGCTGGTGCCCCATGAGGACATAGGTGATAAAGATGACAATGGAGATGACGACCGGCAGGGCAGCCCACAGGTACACACAGGCCGCATCCAGGTACTTGATGACCTGGAGTCGCCCCAGCTCTCGAGCTCGGCAGGCCTCCACGCGGGCCCCCAGCGCCTGCTCCCACCCGAAGAACTTGATGACACGCATGCCACTCAACAGCTCTGTCACGAGCTAGGGACGGGGACAAGAGAGCAGTGAGAAGTGGAGATGCTGCTCACATGCGTTCTCCTCTGCCCAGCCTCCCCCAGGCTCCTGGCATGGGATGTCAAGGACTTGGAGCTCCCCTGTGCCCCAGCTGGGGGCAGGCTGGAGCTGGAATCCCCCCACCTTCTTAGAAGATGAAGTGGTGGAAAGCACAGGGGCAGTGGGGGGAGGTCACCACACTGGGGTAAAAGCACTCCATCCATTAGATGAGGGACTAAGAACCATTCCCAAAGCCAGAAGATGTGGGTTTCAGGGGCTGATCACCAGTTTGGCCCCAAAGCTTGGGTATAGGAACCATTCCTGTAGGAGTACACACCAcagcccagggctgggcaggcTGATAGACACAAGTAAAATAGGCAAGGGCCAGAGAAGCTCCTTGGATCCTAACATTCAAACATCTCCAGACTGCAAGCCAGGGAGGCACTGGGAGCCTTTCCAGGGGGCCCTAGAGACTGGTCAGTAGCTGTCATGGGTAGGGGGAAAGGCCATGCCATACCAGCTATCAGGGACACCCCCTCACCATTAGCACTCGGAGCTATACCAGTGAGAGATGGACAACTATGCTATATGGACCCAAAGCCCACCATCCCCTCTGAAAAGGTACCACAATCGCTGTACATTCCAGAACTGACTCAGCCAGACCCTCACACCTAGAGTTGGCCCAGGCAGGGAAGACAGCTGCTCCTTTCCCCATAGCCCATCCCAAAGAGGCAGCTGGGGTTCTCCTAGGCCTCCACATGCGGCTATGGGGCACTCCATACCTGAGATGAGGAGGAGGCTGGAGACTTGGATCCTGGCTCTAACACTAAAATCCCATTTGGGCCCAGACAGCTCAGTTCCCACCTCTCTCAGGGTTGCAATTAGGGCTGCAGAAGCTAATACTATAATATTACTAACAGGCCACATTAATTTAGTGTTTACTTTGTAACTGGCACTGTGATGAGCAGCATCTTGCATGATCCTCCCAACTGTGCTATGAGGCAAGCTATGATTAtcctcatttcacaaatgaggaaatgggAGTCTCAAcgaggtgaagtgacttgtctGAAGTGATTGAACTAGTAAGTGGTAGAATCAGGATGTGAACCCCATCTGTCTTTCTCTAGTCTGAGCTAACTTTTAGAGCACACACTCACTCTTTCAGGTACTGTGCATGGGAGACCTGGGCACCAGAaggctggggcggggggggggcgtCTCTGGACGGCTGAGGGACCCCAGGCAGCCCCTCACCTTAACCCGTGCATCTTTGTGCTGTAGCATCTCCTGGTTGCTGGCCATGATGCGGGTGGCAATCACTTTGTTGACGGGTACCAGCAGCAGCGCCAGGATCAGACCACCCACGAAGGCCACACCCACCTGCTGGTGCAGCAGATAGAGGGTGATGGCCAGTTGCAGGGGCAGGCCCCAGGCCTCATGAAAGCTCCCAGCAAAGTTGAGCAGCCGCTCAGAGTCAGTGCCTAATAAGTTCAGGACCTCTCCGGCAGGAGGGCGTCTGGGCCCCAGTTGTAAAGCCTTTCGGTACAGGATGTTCAGCACAGCACCCCGTGCCTGAAGAGCCACCTTCCGAACCTCATATCCATACTGATTCTGCAGCACGGCTCCCAGAACAGCTCCTCCGGTAAGCCCCAGGGCATATAGCAGGCCGTGGCTTAGTGGCTCtcgcccctcctccaggaagcccaccaGGAGGGACAGCAACAAGGGCCCTGAGAACCCCAGCATGGTCCCCACCAGCTTGAGCAGCCCAAGAGCCAGGTAGCAGTGCCCAAAGGCCCCATGCAGGGTCCTCCACAGCCGGGCCCCCTCCTGCCATTGCACCTGGAAGACACGGGCTAGGTAGGTTGGGTGCAGCCTGCGGGGGAGGCGGCAAGTGTCCTGGGGCTGCCGGAGCTCTCCCCGGGCCCCGCGGGCCAGCAACGGTGCCAGCCAGGCGTAGGAAAAGCGCGACAGCCAGCTCTCCCCATCTTCAGCCACCTCAGGCTCCTGGCCCTCAGAGAGGAGGGGCTCATGGGCCCAGGGTTCCCGTGGCCGCCCGGGGACTGCCCAGCCCAGTCCATAGGCCAAGAGAGCAGCCAGCTGCAGGATGAGGAGACACAGGCGGGAGAGGGGCCCTGCGAGAAGTGGAGGCAGGAGTGTGCCTCGCTGGCAGTGCCACAGCAGGGTCAGCACCAGGGCCGGGGCTGGCAGGAAGGCAGCCAGAGCCAAGGCCAGGGGCCCCCGGGAGAGGCCATATGGGGCATGAGCCAACACCCACAGGGCCAGGCTGTGGCTGATCCAGGCCACAGCCGCCACGCCCCCTGCCAGCACCTCAAGCCCTGTGGGCCCTGGGCCTGCCCCTGGTGGCAAAATGACTGGAAGCAGGTCGAGCAGTGGAAAGACGGCAAGCAGGACAGAGGCTGCGAGTCGAAGGCGCCAGCCAGGACTGCAGTGTGGGGTGTAATCTGGATACCTGGGGACAATGggggggaaagagaaaagaaggcacATCACAGCTGACTCAGGGCCCAGAGAGACCTCCAGCAACTCACTCACGGAGGGAATCAATTCCCTTTCCTGCCTTGTATACCTTATTTTCATCCCATTTTATCCTGGAACTCATAGTCTTTTctcccaggaaatcttcctggatTAACCTaatccattttctcatttctctaccATTTCTGATCATTCTTtcaccacagaaataaaaacagttctGAGTTAAGGTTGTACTGAACATGAAGACCctaattataaaacaaacaaataaaacacacacaaacctcACCTCAACCTAAATTTCCTACAGATAACCTCTACGGGGTGAGTT containing:
- the ABCC10 gene encoding ATP-binding cassette sub-family C member 10, which encodes MERFLARLCGTSALQPLPVWEGDTTGHCFTQLVLSALPHALLAVLSACHWGHPRYPDYTPHCSPGWRLRLAASVLLAVFPLLDLLPVILPPGAGPGPTGLEVLAGGVAAVAWISHSLALWVLAHAPYGLSRGPLALALAAFLPAPALVLTLLWHCQRGTLLPPLLAGPLSRLCLLILQLAALLAYGLGWAVPGRPREPWAHEPLLSEGQEPEVAEDGESWLSRFSYAWLAPLLARGARGELRQPQDTCRLPRRLHPTYLARVFQVQWQEGARLWRTLHGAFGHCYLALGLLKLVGTMLGFSGPLLLSLLVGFLEEGREPLSHGLLYALGLTGGAVLGAVLQNQYGYEVRKVALQARGAVLNILYRKALQLGPRRPPAGEVLNLLGTDSERLLNFAGSFHEAWGLPLQLAITLYLLHQQVGVAFVGGLILALLLVPVNKVIATRIMASNQEMLQHKDARVKLVTELLSGMRVIKFFGWEQALGARVEACRARELGRLQVIKYLDAACVYLWAALPVVISIVIFITYVLMGHQLTATKVFTALALVRMLILPLNNFPWVINGLLEAKVSLDRIQRFLDLPNHDPQAYYSPDPPTEPSTALELHEALFSWDPVGTSQETFISHLEVKKGMLVGIVGKVGCGKSSLLAAITGELHRLRGQVAVWGLSKGFGLATQEPWIQFATIRDNILFGKTFDAQLYQEVLEACALDEDLSILPAGDQTEVGEKGVTLSGGQRARIALARAVYQEKELYLLDDPLAAVDADVATHLLHRCILGALSHTTRLLCTHRTEYLEQADMVLLLEAGRLVRAGPPSEILPLVQAAPRAWAKDGQESDPATALSMENPKKTKEGLEVEESASGQLQQEESKKEGAVAFHVYRAYWRAVGWGMALAILFSLLLMQATRNAADWWLSHWISELKAAKNSSQEALAPTRLGSVGPLSAQLLLFSPGSLYTSVFPLPKAAPNGSSDLRFYLTVYATIAGVNSLCTLLRAVLFAAGTLRAAATLHRRLLGRVLMAPVTFFDSTPTGRVVNRFSSDVACADDSLPFILNILLANAAGLLGLLAVLGFGLPWLLLLLPPLSIIYYRVQSHYRASSRELRRLGSLSLSPLYTHLADTLAGLPVLRAAGATYRFEKENQRLLELNQRCQFAASATMQWLDIRLQLMGAAVVSAIAGIALVQHQQGLANPGLVGLSLSYALSLTGLLSGLVSSFTQTEAMLVSVERLEEYSCDLPQEPQGQRPQLGIGWLSQGSVEFQDVVLVYRPGLPNALDGVTFRVQPGEKLGIVGRTGSGKSSLLLVLFRLLEPSSGRVLLDGMDTSQLELAELRSQLAIIPQEPFLFSGTVRENLDPRGLYEDGALWQALEQCHLSEAIESMGGLDGELGEGGRRLSLGQRQLLCLARALLTDAKILCIDEATASVDQKTDQLLQQTISKRFANKTVLTIAHRLNTILNSDRVLVLHAGRVAELGSPAALRTQPHSLFQQLLQSSPRGVRSSP